From one Anaerococcus prevotii DSM 20548 genomic stretch:
- the dhaL gene encoding dihydroxyacetone kinase subunit DhaL, which translates to MNIDKLKVLFTEISDEIIANEEYLTDLDRSIGDADHGYNMAKGFKAIKADLDKEYSSLKDFFNKIAMNLLSKVGGASGPLYGSFFMSFAKALDGKEDLTRDELNQAFDEGVAAVKKRGKAQVGDKTMVDVLEPVSNALKEGKDLDDVVKIAEEKMTYTKEIKALKGRASYVGERSIGHIDPGAYSSYLIIKKAFGGCHD; encoded by the coding sequence ATGAATATAGATAAGTTAAAAGTTTTATTTACAGAAATATCAGATGAAATAATAGCAAATGAAGAATACCTAACCGATCTGGATAGGAGCATAGGAGATGCAGACCATGGTTACAATATGGCCAAGGGATTTAAGGCTATAAAAGCTGATCTAGATAAGGAATATTCAAGCCTCAAGGATTTTTTCAATAAGATTGCTATGAATCTCTTATCTAAGGTAGGAGGAGCGAGTGGTCCCCTCTACGGATCATTTTTCATGAGCTTTGCTAAAGCACTCGATGGCAAGGAAGATTTGACTAGAGATGAACTAAACCAGGCCTTCGACGAAGGAGTTGCTGCTGTCAAAAAAAGAGGAAAGGCCCAAGTTGGTGATAAAACTATGGTAGATGTCCTAGAGCCAGTTTCTAACGCCCTTAAGGAAGGAAAGGACCTTGATGATGTAGTAAAAATCGCTGAAGAGAAAATGACCTACACCAAAGAAATCAAGGCCCTAAAGGGAAGAGCTTCCTACGTAGGGGAAAGATCTATCGGTCACATCGACCCAGGTGCCTATAGCTCTTATTTAATAATCAAAAAAGCCTTCGGAGGATGTCATGATTAA